A part of Brachybacterium faecium DSM 4810 genomic DNA contains:
- a CDS encoding dihydrolipoamide dehydrogenase (PFAM: Pyridine nucleotide-disulphide oxidoreductase; Pyridine nucleotide-disulphide oxidoreductase, dimerisation domain~TIGRFAM: dihydrolipoamide dehydrogenase), with product MAETTTDQFDVVILGGGSGGYAAALRGAQLGQKIALVEKDKLGGTCLHRGCVPTKALLHVGELADAPSEAAAAGVDLSLNGIDAAKVLGFKDKIIGRLHKGLQGLVKSRKVEYVEGFGTLTGANTVSVETESGTRTLTGKNIILASGSFSKTLPGIDLGGRFLDSEAALQLPEIPKNPIILGGGVIGVEFASVWKSLGAESVTIIEGLPHLVANEDEALSKALERAYKKRGIAFSLGVFTEKAEQTEDGVKVTLADGKVFEGDYLLVAVGRGPNTTGLGYEEQGIEMDRGFVLAEAETLETSVPGIYAVGDIVPGLQLAHRGFAQGIFVAERIAGLNPAPIVESGIERITYCEPELGSVGLSEKQAKEQLGADAVEVYEYNLGGNGKSQILGTTGFIKLVREKDGPIIGVHMIGTRTSELMGEALLIVNWEAYPEDVASLIHGHPSQHEALGEAALALAGKPLHAHA from the coding sequence GTGGCGGAGACAACCACTGACCAGTTCGACGTCGTGATCCTGGGCGGTGGCAGCGGCGGCTATGCGGCCGCGCTGCGCGGAGCCCAGCTCGGCCAGAAGATCGCGCTCGTGGAGAAGGACAAGCTCGGTGGCACCTGCCTGCACCGCGGCTGCGTCCCGACGAAGGCGCTGCTGCACGTCGGCGAGCTCGCCGACGCCCCGTCCGAGGCCGCCGCGGCGGGTGTGGACCTCTCCCTGAACGGCATCGATGCCGCGAAGGTGCTGGGCTTCAAGGACAAGATCATCGGCCGCCTCCACAAGGGGCTGCAGGGTCTGGTGAAGTCCCGCAAGGTCGAGTACGTCGAGGGCTTCGGCACCCTCACCGGTGCGAACACCGTCTCGGTGGAGACCGAGTCCGGCACCCGCACCCTGACCGGCAAGAACATCATCCTCGCCTCGGGCTCCTTCTCGAAGACCCTGCCCGGGATCGACCTCGGCGGGCGCTTCCTCGACTCCGAGGCCGCGCTGCAGCTGCCGGAGATCCCGAAGAACCCCATCATCCTCGGCGGCGGCGTCATCGGCGTCGAGTTCGCCTCGGTGTGGAAGTCCCTGGGCGCGGAGTCGGTCACGATCATCGAGGGCCTGCCCCACCTGGTCGCCAATGAGGACGAGGCGCTCTCCAAGGCGCTCGAGCGCGCCTACAAGAAGCGCGGCATCGCGTTCTCCCTCGGCGTGTTCACCGAGAAGGCCGAGCAGACCGAGGACGGCGTCAAGGTCACCCTCGCCGACGGCAAGGTCTTCGAGGGCGACTACCTGCTGGTCGCCGTCGGCCGCGGCCCGAACACCACCGGCCTCGGCTACGAGGAGCAGGGCATCGAGATGGACCGCGGCTTCGTGCTCGCGGAGGCGGAGACCCTGGAGACCAGCGTGCCGGGCATCTACGCCGTCGGCGACATCGTCCCCGGCCTCCAGCTCGCCCACCGCGGTTTCGCGCAGGGCATCTTCGTCGCCGAGCGGATCGCGGGCCTGAACCCCGCCCCGATCGTCGAGTCCGGCATCGAGCGCATCACCTACTGCGAGCCCGAGCTCGGCTCCGTGGGGCTGTCCGAGAAGCAGGCCAAGGAGCAGCTGGGCGCCGACGCGGTCGAGGTGTACGAGTACAACCTGGGCGGCAACGGCAAGTCCCAGATCCTCGGCACCACCGGCTTCATCAAGCTGGTCCGCGAGAAGGACGGCCCGATCATCGGCGTCCACATGATCGGCACGCGCACCTCGGAGCTGATGGGCGAGGCGCTGCTCATCGTCAACTGGGAGGCCTACCCCGAGGACGTCGCCTCCCTCATCCACGGCCATCCCTCGCAGCACGAGGCGCTGGGCGAGGCCGCACTCGCGCTCGCCGGCAAGCCGCTGCACGCCCACGCCTGA